One window from the genome of Ananas comosus cultivar F153 linkage group 13, ASM154086v1, whole genome shotgun sequence encodes:
- the LOC109719081 gene encoding cytochrome P450 90A1-like produces MLLLAEVHPFLVLVLVVLVLLSLLAVAIRRKGAGRKREVGGGGRSRRRRLPPGSVGLPLVGETLKLIAAYKTENPEPFIDERVRRHGRLFTTHVFGERTVFSADPEFNRLVLAGEGRGAVECSYPSSISTLLGPHSLLLMRGPLHKRLHSLTLTRLAVRLLDQAKKITFELTVKQLMSFDPGEWTESLRREYVLLIDGFFSIPFPSFLSFTTYGRALKARKKVAEALREVIRKRKEAKKKRTTRGEKGLEDQEAAAEKQGLPTVASGRRHMYKKDMVEELLEAEGGSLSEEEMVDFLLALLVAGYETTSTIMTLAVKFLTDTPSALALLRGEHDKIRAMKKDEMEPLDWSDYKSMPFTQCVINETLRVANIISGVFRRAVSDVHFKGYTIPKGCKVFTSFRAVHLDPEHYENARTFNPWRWQGNEALQQAGSAGVFTPFGGGPRLCPGYELARVVISVFLHHLVTRFSWDAVEEDRLVFFPTTRTLKGYPINVRLRCRTPC; encoded by the exons ATGCTGCTGCTAGCGGAGGTCCATCCgttcctcgtcctcgtcctcgtcgtcctcgtcctcctAAGCCTCCTGGCCGTCGCGATTAGGAGGAAGGGCGCCGGCAGGAAGCGCGAGGTAGGGGGAGGCGGCCGTAGCAGGAGGCGTAGGCTGCCGCCGGGGAGCGTGGGGCTTCCGCTGGTCGGGGAGACGCTGAAGCTGATCGCGGCGTACAAGACGGAGAACCCGGAGCCCTTCATCGACGAGCGCGTGCGGCGGCACGGGCGGCTCTTCACGACGCACGTGTTCGGGGAGCGCACGGTGTTCTCGGCGGACCCGGAGTTCAACCGGCTGGTGCTGGCGGGCGAGGGGCGGGGGGCGGTGGAGTGCAGCTACCCCTCCTCCATCTCCACGCTGCTGGGCCCCCACTCGCTGCTGCTGATGCGGGGCCCGCTCCACAAGCGCCTGCACTCCCTCACCCTCACCCGCCTCGCTGTGCGCCTGCTGGACCAGGCCAAGAAGATCACCTTCGAGCTCACCGTGAAGCAGCTGATGAGCTTCGACCCGGGGGAGTGGACCGAGTCCCTCCGCCGCGAGTACGTCCTCCTTATCGACGGCTTCTTCTCCATCCCCTTCccttccttcctttccttcacCACCTACGGCCGCGCCCTCAAG GCACGGAAGAAGGTGGCTGAGGCGCTGAGGGAGGTGATAAGGAAGAGGAAGGaagcgaagaagaagaggacaaCACGGGGTGAGAAAGGGCTGGAGGACCAAGAAGCAGCGGCAGAAAAGCAGGGCCTACCGACGGTGGCGTCAGGGAGGAGGCATATGTATAAGAAGGATATGGTGGAGGAGCTGCTGGAGGCAGAAGGTGGGAGCCTGTCAGAGGAGGAGATGGTGGACTTCCTGTTGGCCCTGCTGGTGGCCGGCTATGAGACCACCTCCACCATCATGACCTTGGCCGTCAAGTTCTTAACCGACACCCCTTCCGCGCTCGCCCTCCTCAGG GGAGAACATGACAAAATCAGAGCCATGAAAAAGGACGAGATGGAGCCCCTGGACTGGAGCGATTACAAGTCAATGCCCTTCACACAATGT GTGATAAATGAGACGCTTCGAGTAGCAAACATTATAAGTGGTGTTTTTAGGCGAGCAGTCAGTGATGTTCATTTCAAAG GCTACACAATTCCAAAGGGTTGCAAAGTCTTCACATCATTCCGAGCAGTTCACCTTGATCCGGAGCACTATGAGAATGCTCGAACATTTAATCCTTGGAGATGGCAG GGCAACGAAGCCCTCCAACAGGCGGGCAGTGCTGGTGTATTTACTCCCTTTGGTGGGGGACCTCGGTTGTGCCCGGGTTATGAGCTTGCCCGTGTTGTCATCTCTGTATTCCTTCACCATCTTGTCACCCGATTTAG CTGGGATGCAGTGGAGGAAGACAGGCTAGTCTTCTTTCCAACCACCCGGACTCTAAAGGGCTACCCCATCAACGTACGACTGCGGTGCAGAACTCCTTGCTGA
- the LOC109719079 gene encoding arginyl-tRNA--protein transferase 2-like isoform X3, which translates to MERTCCPSYTIRLKASDFVPSKEQARVQKRMQRFLDDVKDEDSKDEMNHPNSSMNQATNASSSKLSTSSGKQSPPGTCENLCKDGEFLCYLADKIDSAINACFGAGEFPSVPQLPKAVVKKVSRQMKNKIMETDDLLYTSSISFQISAAIRKSWQMDEKPAKLGSSLQENQSEKSSDVSPKVIAEKLAESMEQDGGVPGFLTKACNGHLNFYSTVNTTSKLVPEDIHTQTSKGGCSKRSFSSINTDSLTRKRRKLEIRMKTSSFDPEEFALYRKYQIRVHNDEIVTENSYIRFLVDTPIIFVPPSSLDDTVPPCGLGSFHQQYLIDGKLVAVGVVDILPRCLSSKYLFWDPDVGFLSLGKYSALQEINWIKEMQVHCPDLQYYYLGYYIHTCSKMRYKAAYRPSELLCPLRYRWVPYDIARLFLDKSPYVVLSDIATTQDQVPLPQVSASPVDNSTVDCLDGSSDDVNEETGAQYEYPDAGVDDVHCREAKNVLLMGDSRYADIINNVVLDVNGSRVRFKELQQVFGPIKRRYIVELERKLHRYVKVVGKKLASRIIYSP; encoded by the exons GTTTCTTGATGATGTGAAGGATGAAGATTCCAAGGATGAGATGAACCACCCAAACAGCTCAATGAACCAGGCTACTAATGCATCTTCCTCAAAACTTTCGACATCATCAGGAAAACAATCTCCACCTGGCACATGTGAAAATTTGTGCAAAGATGGTGAGTTTCTTTGTTATTTGGCAGACAAGATTGACTCTGCTATAAATGCATGTTTCGGGGCTGGTGAGTTTCCTTCTGTCCCTCAACTACCCAAGGCTGTTGTTAAAAAGGTGAGCCGTCAAATGAAAAACAAGATAATGGAGACGGATGATCTGTTGTACACCAGCAGCATCTCTTTTCAGATATCAGCTGCTATTAGAAAGTCATGGCAAATGGACGAGAAGCCTGCCAAATTAGGCTCATCCTTACAGGAGAATCAAAGTGAAAAATCATCAGATGTGTCTCCCAAAGTTATTGCGGAAAAGCTGGCAGAGTCAATGGAGCAGGACGGAGGAGTTCCTGGATTCCTAACAAAAGCTTGCAATGGCCATCTTAACTTCTATTCTACTGTTAACACAACCTCAAAACTAGTTCCTGAAGACATACATACGCAAACTTCAAAAGGAGGCTGTTCAAAACGAAGCTTCTCAAGTATTAACACTGATAGCCTTACTCGTAAAAGAAGAAAGCTTGAGATACGGATGAAGACCTCAAGTTTTGACCCAGAAGAGTTTGCCCTTTACAGGAAGTACCAAATAAGAGTGCATAATGATGAGATAGTCACAGAAAATTCTTATATAAGATTCCTTGTTGACACTCCAATTATATTTGTTCCACCAAGTAGCCTTGATGATACCGTTCCACCTTGCGGACTTGGCTCTTTCCATCAGCAATATCTAATTGATGGGAAGCTCGTTGCAGTTGGTGTGGTGGATATCCTGCCAAGATGCCTGTCGAGCAAGTACTTGTTTTGGGACCCTGATGTTGGTTTCTTATCTCTTGGAAAGTATTCAGCTCTGCAAGAAATAAATTGGATCAAGGAAATGCAGGTGCATTGCCCTGATCTTCAGTACTACTATCTTGGTTATTACATTCACACCTGCAGTAAAATGAGATATAAAGCTGCATATCGACCGTCTGAGCTTCTCTGTCCACTCCGTTACAG GTGGGTGCCATATGATATTGCAAGGCTTTTTCTTGATAAAAGCCCATATGTTGTACTCTCAGATATTGCCACTACGCAAGATCAAGTGCCGTTACCTCAGGTTTCTGCTAGTCCTGTTGATAACTCAACTGTTGATTGCCTTGATGGATCTTCTGATGATGTAAATGAAGAGACTGGTGCTCAATACGAATATCCAGACGCAGGGGTGGATGATGTGCATTGTCGAGAAGCTAAAAATGTGTTGCTGATGGGAGATTCGAGATATGCTGATATTATCAACAATGTTGTGTTGGATGTGAATGGGTCCCGTGTGAGATTCAAG gAACTTCAGCAAGTATTTGGCCCAATTAAAAGGAGATATATTGTTGAACTGGAAAGGAAGTTGCACAGATATGTGAAAGTTGTCGGGAAAAAGCTTGCCAGTCGTATCATTTATTCCCCTTGA